A window of the Cynocephalus volans isolate mCynVol1 chromosome 10, mCynVol1.pri, whole genome shotgun sequence genome harbors these coding sequences:
- the LOC134389239 gene encoding olfactory receptor 1A1-like — translation MREGNQSFTLEFILLGITGQQEQEYFFFILFLVIYPVTLIGNLLIIWAIHSDVRLHNPMYFFLANLSLVDVFFSSVTIPKMLANHLLGSKSISFGGCLTQLYFMLALANADSYILAVMAYDRAVAISHPLHYTIIVSPKSCVLLVVGSWMVGNANALPHTLLTASLSFCDKQGVTNFYCDLASLLKLSCSDIHFNVKMMYLGVSVFCMPLLFIIISYVRVFSTVLWVPSTKGVLKAFSTCGSHLTVVSLYYGTVMGMYLRPLTAYSLKDAVITVMYIAVTPMLNPFIYSLRNRDMKAALRKLFSKRIFS, via the coding sequence ATGAGGGAAGGAAACCAGTCATTTACCCTGGAATTCATCCTCCTGGGAATAACTGGTCAGCAGGAACAAGAATATTTCTTCTTCATCCTCTTCCTGGTCATTTACCCCGTCACATTGATTGGAAACCTGCTCATCATCTGGGCCATTCACTCTGATGTTCGCCTTCACaaccccatgtattttttccttgcCAACCTCTCCTTGGTGGACGTCTTCTTCTCCTCTGTAACCATCCCTAAGATGCTGGCTAACCATCTCTTGGGTAGCAAGTCCATCTCCTTTGGGGGTTGCCTAACACAGCTGTATTTCATGCTTGCCCTGGCTAACGCAGACAGCTATATCTTGGCTGTGATGGCATATGATCGTGCTGTGGCCATCAGCCACCCACTTCACTACACAATAATAGTGAGTCCAAAGTCCTGTGTTCTGCTAGTTGTTGGGTCTTGGATGGTTGGAAATGCCAATGCCCTCCCCCACACTCTGCTCACAGCTAGTCTGTCCTTTTGTGACAAGCAGGGAGTGACCAACTTCTACTGTGACCTTGCTTCTTTGCTCAAGCTGTCCTGTTCTGACATCCACTTTAATGTGAAGATGATGTACCTCGGGGTTAGTGTTTTCTGCATGCCATTGCTGTTCATCATTATCTCCTATGTTCGGGTCTTTTCCACGGTTTTATGGGTTCCCTCCACTAAGGGTGTGctcaaagccttctccacctgtggttCCCACCTCACAGTTGTCTCTTTGTACTACGGGACAGTCATGGGCATGTACCTCCGCCCTCTCACAGCTTATAGCCTAAAGGATGCAGTGATAACTGTGATGTACATCGCAGTGACCCCGATGTTAAACCCTTTCATCTATAGTCTGAGAAACCGGGACATGAAGGCTGCCCTGCGGAAACTCTTCAGCAAGAGAATCTTCTCATAA